In Phycisphaerae bacterium, the DNA window GTCGAGATCGAATCCGTCCTCGCGCGGTTGCACGAAGGCGGGATTGAGAACATCCTGGCGCTTCGTGGTGATCCACCGAAGGGCGAGTCGCATTTCGTCGCTCAGTCAGACGGTTTTGCTTACGCGAATGAACTGGTCCGCTTTGTTCGATCAAAGGGCGTATTTGGCGTGGCCGGGGCCTGCTATCCCGAGGGCCATGTCGAGTGCGTCGGACAGAACGGCCATCGCGACCTGGAACTCGATCTGGCCAATCTGGTCCGCAAGGTGGATTCTGGCGTCGACTTTCTTATCTCCCAGCTTTTCTTTGATAACGACGCCTATTTCAATTTTGTGGCTCGCGCGAGAAAGGCGGGCATCGGTGTGCCCATCATTCCGGGGATCATGCCGATCACGAATGTCGAGCAGATACGGCGATTCACCGAGATGTGCGGTTCGAGTTTGCCGCAGACGTTGATTAAGGAAATGGAGCGTTTCAAAGACAATGCGGACGCCGTGTTGTCTCAGGGCGTCGCTTATGCGGCCGCTCAGTGCCTCGATCTGCTCCAGCGCGGCGCACCGGGCATACACTTCTATACGCTGAACAAGTCTTCAGCGACGCGGACGATTCTGACCGCCCTGCGAACCATCTGGCCACCAGCGATGCGACCTGCTTGATCGGGCGGCGTCTCTTTTATGTCAAAGTCACCCTTTGGCGCCCGGCCGCCGACGGTTCGTGTTTGCCCCTTTGGGGCGTGCGCCCGGATCCGGATTTTATTCGGGCAGTCGATCGACGGAATTGATAGAATCCGGGATCGGAGTATGAAGGGTCGATCTCATGCGGTGCGAGAAGGTGCTCATTACCGGGGCAACCGGACTGCTCGGCTCGGCGGTAGTCGAGGCGTTTCGTATGCGGGGCTGCTCCGAGATCATCGGTCGCGGTCGGCACGAACTCGACATCACGGATGAAGAGCAGGTTCGCGATTTCATCGACGGCTTTCGTCCTGATCTGATCGTGAACTGCGCCGCGTACACTCGCGTTGATGACTGCGAAACCGGAGAGGCCTATGCCCATCGCGTTAATGGCGACGGCGCGGGGTATGTCGCGAGGGCGGCACGCGCATGCAATGCCGAGCTGATTCATGTCTCGACCGATTACGTCTTCAACGGCCATGCAAATGCGCCGATCCGAGAGGACTCGCCGCCGGGACTGCCTGAACATCTCTCGGCATATGGGCGGTCGAAGCTGCGGGGTGAGCAGTGTGTGCGCGAGGCGCATCCTGATGCCGTCGTGATCCGCACGGCGTGGTTGTTCGGTCGGGAGGGGACCTCCTTTCCGAAGGCCATTCTGAATCGCGCGCGTGAAGGACTGCCGTTGCGCGTCGTCAATGACCAGGTCGGCTCGCCGACCTACGCGAAGGATCTCGCTGACGCGATCTGGGAACTTGCCCAGTACCGGGCAAAAGGGACTTACCACTTCACGAACCGAGGGTCATGTACATGGCACGACCTGGCCGGAGAGGTGCTGCGTCATGCTGGCATCATCGCCAATATCGAGGCCGTGACATCGGAGGAACTTG includes these proteins:
- the metF gene encoding methylenetetrahydrofolate reductase [NAD(P)H], whose amino-acid sequence is MRIRERLSAGRPCFSFEFFPPKTDAGLESLRESVRALRDLNPTFVSVTYGAGGSTRDRTIGLVTEIQRHYGIDVMAHLTCVGASRVEIESVLARLHEGGIENILALRGDPPKGESHFVAQSDGFAYANELVRFVRSKGVFGVAGACYPEGHVECVGQNGHRDLELDLANLVRKVDSGVDFLISQLFFDNDAYFNFVARARKAGIGVPIIPGIMPITNVEQIRRFTEMCGSSLPQTLIKEMERFKDNADAVLSQGVAYAAAQCLDLLQRGAPGIHFYTLNKSSATRTILTALRTIWPPAMRPA
- the rfbD gene encoding dTDP-4-dehydrorhamnose reductase is translated as MRCEKVLITGATGLLGSAVVEAFRMRGCSEIIGRGRHELDITDEEQVRDFIDGFRPDLIVNCAAYTRVDDCETGEAYAHRVNGDGAGYVARAARACNAELIHVSTDYVFNGHANAPIREDSPPGLPEHLSAYGRSKLRGEQCVREAHPDAVVIRTAWLFGREGTSFPKAILNRAREGLPLRVVNDQVGSPTYAKDLADAIWELAQYRAKGTYHFTNRGSCTWHDLAGEVLRHAGIIANIEAVTSEELGRPARRPKYSVLDMSRFITETGSTPRPWQDALEEFLRT